Proteins encoded in a region of the Perca fluviatilis chromosome 6, GENO_Pfluv_1.0, whole genome shotgun sequence genome:
- the LOC120560106 gene encoding interleukin-1 beta-like — MESKMTCNVSNMWSPKLPKGLDFEISHHPLTMKHVVNLIVAMERFKGSRSTSALSTEFTDANLINFMLENLVEEKMVCVCESTPQQQIIRQNEYTYSVTDSEKRSLVLVRNSMELNAVTLQGGADTTKVHLSMATYLHPASSVTGITVALGIKESPNLYLSCRKDGAEPTLHLEVVEADRLSRISSDSDMVRFLFYRQTTGVNISTLMSVAFPNWYISTAAQNNKPVEMCLESANRHRMFNIREI; from the exons ATGGAATCCAAAATGACATGCAACGTGAGCAACATGTGGAGCCCCAAGTTACCCAAGGGACTGGACTTTGAGATTTCCCATCATCCACTGACCATGAAGCACGTGGTCAACCTCATCGTCGCCATGGAGAGGTTTAAGGGCAGCAGATCAACTTCGGCGCTGAGCACCGAATTCACAGATGCAAACCTGATCAACTTCATGCTAGAGAACTTAGTGGAAG AGAAaatggtgtgcgtgtgtgagtcaACTCCACAACAACAGATCATCAGGCAAAATGAGTACACGTACAGCGTGACTGACAGCGAGAAGAGGAGCTTAGTTCTGGTCCGAAACAGCATGGAGCTCAACGCAGTGACGCTGCAAGGAGGTGCTGACACCACAAAAG TTCACCTCAGCATGGCGACCTACTTGCACCCTGCATCCAGTGTTACGGGCATAACTGTGGCTCTGGGCATTAAGGAATCACCAAATCTTTACCTGTCTTGCCGCAAGGATGGTGCCGAGCCAACCTTGCATCTTGAG GTTGTGGAGGCAGACCGTCTGTCGAGGATCAGCTCGGACAGCGACATGGTGCGATTTCTCTTCTACAGACAGACCACCGGGGTGAACATCAGCACCCTCATGTCTGTTGCCTTCCCCAACTGGTACATCAGCACAGCAGCGCAAAACAACAAGCCAGTGGAAATGTGCTTGGAGTCCGCCAATCGCCACCGAATGTTCAACATCCGTGAGATTTAA
- the LOC120561231 gene encoding interleukin-1 beta-like, producing the protein MESKMTCNVSNMWSPKLPKGLDFEISHHPLTMKHVVNLIVAMERFKGSRSTSALSTEFTDANLINFMLENLVEEKMVCVCESTPQQQIIRQNEYTYSVTDSEKRSLVLVRNSMELNAVTLQGGADTTKVHLSMATYLHPASSVTGITVALGIKESPNLYLSCRKDGAEPTLHLEVVEADRLSRISSDSDMVRFLFYRQTTGVNISTLMSVAFPNWYISTAAQNNKPVEMCLESANRHRMFNIREI; encoded by the exons ATGGAATCCAAAATGACATGCAACGTGAGCAACATGTGGAGCCCCAAGTTACCCAAGGGACTGGACTTTGAGATTTCCCATCATCCACTGACCATGAAGCACGTGGTCAACCTCATCGTCGCCATGGAGAGGTTTAAGGGCAGCAGATCAACTTCGGCGCTGAGCACCGAATTCACAGATGCAAACCTGATCAACTTCATGCTAGAGAACTTAGTGGAAG AGAAaatggtgtgcgtgtgtgagtcaACTCCACAACAACAGATCATCAGGCAAAATGAGTACACGTACAGCGTGACTGACAGCGAGAAGAGGAGCTTAGTTCTGGTCCGAAACAGCATGGAGCTCAACGCAGTGACGCTGCAAGGAGGTGCTGACACCACAAAAG TTCACCTCAGCATGGCGACCTACTTGCACCCTGCATCCAGTGTTACGGGCATAACTGTGGCTCTGGGCATTAAAGAATCACCAAATCTTTACCTGTCTTGCCGCAAGGATGGTGCCGAGCCAACCTTGCATCTTGAG GTTGTGGAGGCAGACCGTCTGTCGAGGATCAGCTCGGACAGCGACATGGTGCGATTTCTCTTCTACAGACAGACCACCGGGGTGAACATCAGCACCCTCATGTCTGTTGCCTTCCCCAACTGGTACATCAGCACAGCAGCGCAAAACAACAAGCCAGTGGAAATGTGCTTGGAGTCCGCCAATCGCCACCGAATGTTCAACATCCGTGAGATTTAA